A single region of the Archangium lipolyticum genome encodes:
- a CDS encoding RNA polymerase sigma factor, whose amino-acid sequence MSPRRVAHLFAVRMTTLAGGASSAQDAERRLLTRARQGDPVAFRSLFEQHAPAVWRFLRDLSRDDAAADEATQETFVRAHGKLGALRDEARLASWLLGIARHVYLESRRGRAVHLDAAAEENELLLEAALPTPSPEDLLLDRELEGLLAEALGELREERRAALLLRIDHGLPYEEIAQVMGWSIPKVKNEIHRARLQLRERLSAHVGTGGRP is encoded by the coding sequence ATGTCACCACGGCGCGTGGCCCACCTCTTCGCGGTGCGAATGACGACCCTGGCCGGCGGCGCATCCTCGGCGCAGGACGCCGAGCGCCGGCTGCTGACGCGCGCGCGGCAGGGAGATCCGGTCGCCTTCCGGTCCCTCTTCGAGCAGCACGCACCGGCCGTCTGGCGCTTCCTGCGCGACCTGTCCCGGGACGATGCCGCCGCGGACGAGGCCACCCAGGAGACCTTCGTACGCGCGCACGGGAAGCTCGGGGCGCTGCGCGACGAGGCGCGGCTGGCCTCGTGGCTGCTGGGCATCGCGCGCCACGTGTACCTCGAGTCCCGCCGGGGCCGGGCGGTGCACCTGGACGCCGCCGCCGAGGAGAACGAGCTGCTCCTGGAGGCGGCGCTGCCCACGCCCTCGCCGGAGGATCTGCTGCTGGACCGTGAGTTGGAGGGGCTGTTGGCGGAGGCGCTCGGGGAGCTGCGCGAGGAGCGTCGAGCGGCGCTGCTGCTGCGCATCGACCATGGCCTGCCGTACGAGGAGATCGCCCAGGTGATGGGCTGGTCCATCCCCAAGGTGAAGAACGAGATCCACCGGGCGCGGTTGCAGCTGCGCGAGCGGCTCTCCGCCCACGTGGGAACCGGAGGTCGTCCATGA